The nucleotide sequence AAAGCAATGTCAGGCCGTCAAAGAGAAAATAACAGAAAATGCTACTAAAGGTACCAAAACAGACTGGAGCAGCATCTGAATTCCTGAAAAATTTGCCTCAAGATGGTAGACAAAAACGCTGCAAATAGACCAACCCCACCCCACCATGTCCACCGTCCCTACCCACAACCACGCGCCACCCCCAACTCCCATCCCCGCATCCTCAGCCTCAGCACCACGAACCCAattattctctttcttttcttttccttctataTTGTCTTGTTTCTCTTCTCCTATAGTTggcctttttctcctttttacttatttcttctccttcccatgCTCTCTCGGTTAGCAAGGAGTGGACCAAAATGGACAATAGAATGCTCTAAACACTATGCCTAATTCAAAAGTATTACAATGCTCTCATTGTCTAGAATGGAGCCACAATGTATTTTTTTAAGGGGTTGTTGAGGAGGCAGGCATTAGGGTCAAGAAAAGATTATGCATCAACGACTACATACGTACGTACATATATAATTGCAATTACTATATAACTAACAACATTAATTTGTTTATAACAATGGAAGAAGATTATGAGTTAAGAGTCAAGTCAGTTTCAACACAATGACATTACAGTCATCATGACTTCCCCTGATGTTATTGCAACAACAGAACAATGTTTCATAAGATTCCTATGGTCAGCATTTTTGGGTTCCTTCTCAGCAATCATATGCATAACATAATATGGTGTAATTATCAGATGAAATTTTACCCAAACTTGCATTTATTTCAGATGAAACCATGAAAATTCCTCCTATGTTTAGCAAAAAAATTCAACAATGACATCTGCCTAAATACTAATGTGCAATCTAAATGTAAAATTGAAAAACAAAGAGAGCCATATTGTCAATGCATGGTATGCTCTTAAGTCTAAGAGACCCCATTTATAAATTAAGCAGAGAAACCAAAAATCTAGCTGAATTCAACACGACTTGGGCTCACATCAAGCAATATGAAGGAACGGTTTTCAAGACTAATTTGCAATAAATTATAGTAAATCCTGTTGAAATCATTTGTTAGTACAAGAAAATGCATGCTCATAACAACATCCATTTATTATGAAATTAAACTAAAAAATCAATGACTATTTGCAtgcaagccaaatacatcaacttTCAAAATTATGTACTTTATTGGTCAATGATATTTCTTTTACAATGACCATCTGATTCATAATTGTTTCATGCCACATCCATACACGGTATACTTGGAAACCTTTTGAAATAGTTTACAATTAAATCTTAAAGAAGAAATTATTGCATTACCCCAATgttaaattagcacccaagttATTTTTGCTCATAAAACTTTTATTTTATTCAGTTTCAATCAGAAACTATCTGTCTTGGCAGGCCCTTGAAAGAAATGTCCAAGTCATGGGGTTGTCATTATGACAAAAACTTGGAGAAAGGATACATCTAACCTTCATTTGCTAATATAGAATCCACAGAAGCCATCCTACATAGCAGTGCTAGGTAGATATTATTTGGTGTATTCCACTTCTATGgcatttcctttctttttctcataTAATTATTATGAAAGGGCTTTTCCTATGTACACAATCCAGGACAATTTAGTCCAGTACCAAAAGCATAATGATCAGTGAGAGACTCTTCACCATGAATTGAATATGAGAGGCATTTCTAGGATTCCCCGTTAAGTTGCAGAAAAATTCCTACCGCTGGAAAATGCTTGGATGCCACTACCACAAGTACAGGTCTCCCACTGATGTCTAGGAAGTCATGCACATAAGCTTTGCCTGTTCCATATAAGCTCTTCACAGACTCTTCTGACAATCCTGACACACCAAAGTCTTGACGCCATTTCTGATAATAGATAAGCAGGAAACTAAGCAACAGTATAGCACTTGAAATATATATTAGCTTTTGCAAattgcaatatattaaaatggaGAACTGAAaataaacataatttgttcgAGGCAAACATGCCTGCTTGTCACACTGGATAAACGTAGAAACAGTACAGcacttgaaatatatatattagctTTTGCAAATTGCAGAATACGAAAATGGAGTACTGAAGATACACATAAATTATTCAAGGCAAACATGCATGCATGTCACACTGGATAATGTTAAAACCAATTGATGCTATAATTTGGGAAAATAATTAAATGAATaagtaaattttgaagaaagttcTTATACATAGAAGGGTGCATTGGAAGTGGTTAAGCTATTTGAGTAGTAAGAGAATAAATAATTGGATTTTAATGAGCCAATATTCAAGGCTTATCTTAATAGAAGTGTTCCAATTATCAATTGTGAAAACGCAACCTAAATTCGCTTACGTCAACAACAGGCACTTGTTTGCTTTGTCACCCAAAATGGATAAATAAAAGACGTCACAGAAGATGTGCCAGAGTAAACGGATGTCTGTGCTACACATACATGTGGTAGGCTGATTCTTAGGTTATCTGAAATTCTGAATCCACAACAACTTGACCTCTGTGTATTTTGGACTGCTTCTTTCCTTTCTCCTAAACAGAACTTTGCTCTCATTCAGTAAGAAAACAAAAAGCCTATATATTATAATTCCCTCTATATTCTTTATTCATATATTTATTTGTGCAAATATTCTAAATTCTAACACCAAAAGCATGAGAAGTCAAGCATACAACTAGTTTGAAAATGAGCAGGAGGTtttaatcattaaataatttGGATACAATAGCTTTTGTTAATTTTGAAACAGCATCTTCCACAGAAAACTTTCTGTCCTTCAAAAACCAAAGGATCATGTCTTCATCGTCTCTCCCATTTTTTCCTGCTGGAAGATTGGGATGCTCTCTTTCAAGTTTTTCTTTGATTTCCAACACAAGCTGCAGGGTAAAAACTAGAGGATAAGGAAGGTATTAACATAAAGCTCAACAGGTTTCTTGGCTTAAATCAAAATAGTAGTAACAAGTGACTTTATCTAATTCACATTTCATCGAGTACGCAAAAtgctaaatcaaaaaaaaaaaaaaaaaaaaacacatgtaAAAGAAGTGAGGATAAGCTCACCTTTATTTACCATAGAAATGTATAAAATAGACAAAAAATACTGAATACTGTGATTTATAAAGAAGTGAGGACAAGCTCACCCTTATTTACCATAGAAATGTATAAAATAGACAAAAAATACTGAATACTGTGATTTATAAAGAGAATAAATAGATCCTAGTGTGCTAGGGTATTGGATGTATAAAAGTTTGAGCTACTGGACATGTAAACAGATTCTAACTTATGAAGCCATGCTAACTAATTTCGTGATCCACTTTACAAGACTGCACCTGTTAAGGCTGGAATGCTGTACTTGCTGTTTATGATTCCAGATACAAAGGGTTCTATAAATGCAGGCGCAAAGTCCAATGCTCCTTAAATGTTTCTTGCTGGATTTTGTTATCACACTTTCTTTAATAGAAGTTCCCAAATACCCACTAAAACAGaacagaaaatgaaagaaatcaaaaatagaaattgcTCTAAAGGTTGTCGCTTCCTCAAGATTAATCACCAAACTTGTTAAAAAAtgtattttgaattagaaaaaaacataaataaacTTAGGAGACTTCATCAATGAAGAAAATACATCTATTCTGAAAGTATCAAAAGACTCACTAAGTATAGACAAAGGAACTAAAACAACCAATAAATGATAAAATATGTTGCATACTTTGTTTTCATCCTCTAATACTTTTCATTAGTGTAGCACCTTGGCCTTTACTATCTCATAGAGTGGCTTCCAACCCCGAAAAGTATGATTTCATCTACTTTTAATAGTCTTTTGAATGCTAATATACAGCTCATGTATTACTAGTAAAAATAGATGAGATCAAATGAATGCTTGTAAGTGAATGATCCTTTTCAGCATTACAAAGGAACAAGAGATTTCCTCCTGCCCAGTGCCAAATAATGTGTGTTTTTGTTTGGCAGATTACCTGCAAACATCAACCATAGTGTCATATTATTCAGTAGAAAATATATCTCCATGATTTGAGGATGTGAAGTGGCTCCTGCAGTAAACTCACGAAAAACACCTTGTAATTCAATGCAGCTACAATCGGGATTCTTTACCACCCCTTTCTCCTTCATAATCTTACAGATGTCACTAGCACTTTCATATTGGCCTTTGTAGAGATATATGCTAGAAAGTAATGCATACGAGCGACTATCATGAGGCACCAGCTCAACAAGTTGCCTTGCTGCATGCTCAGCAATTTCAATATTTCCATGGTCCCTAGCAGCACCCAGAACCACCCTAAAAACAACATTGTTGGCTCTCATTGGCATGCTGTTCGCTAGGGCAACTGCTGCATCAAGATGCCCTGCACGGCTTAGAAGTTCAACCATACAACAACAGTGCTGGATCTTAGGAGTAATTACATACTTGTGGTTCATAAGGATAAATGTTGTTGACCCTCGTATGCTAAGCCTGCATGACTGCATGCAGTCAAAACATAAAAGAAAGTTATATCATCTGGTCCAACAAATGATGGTTCCATATCTTCAACTAAGGAGACAGCAAGTTTCCCATAGCCATGTACTGCAAGTCCTGATATCATTGCATTGCAATGATCTTTGCATTGCAATGATCTTTGCATTGCAATGATCTTTGCATTTTTTAGGTATGCAATCAAATATTCTCATTGCAATATCAACATAACCACACTTGGAGTACACATCTATGAGAGCACACCAAATGACACTAATCAAGGGGAACTGGTTCCTATCGACATACCCATGAACATATCTACCTTGGACAAAAAGGCCTAAATCAGCAATAGCAGAAAGAATAATAGCTAAAGTAGAGCAATCAGGTCTTTCTCCTAGCAAGTGCATGTCAACAGACAGTTCAATAGCATCTTTTGAAATCCCATTTTCTTTGTAGCCAGATATCATTGCATTCCATGAAATCATGCCCCTATAAGGCATGGTGTTGAAAAGCTCTCGTGCTACTTTCACCCTTCCAAGTCTTTTAGCATGCTCACCAATCATAATGTTCCAAGACACAGCATTCTTGACCAGCATTGTATTAAAAAGTTGATAGGCTAGTTCCATCCCACCAAATTGCATATAGGCATCAAGCATGACATTCCATGAAGTCAAGTTCCTAGATGGCATTAACTCAAATATCTTATGTGCTACATCCATCTTGTCACATTTAGCAATTAGCATACCCACTACTCAAAGAATTCCAAGATAAGGCATTTCTTCAAACCAACTATGCGCAATATCTATTTGATTACATCTTGCAAATCCGTTAAGCATAATGCCCCAGGTGACCTCATCTTTTAAAGGAAACTTGATCAAATAACCCCCCCGCACCTTCCATGTTTCCACATCTAGCATAGCCATCAATCATGGAATTCCATGAAAGAAGATCTCTATCAGTAGAGGTGGCAATCGGGTTGGGTTGGACCATGTATGGGTCGAGTCGGATACAAGGGTTAAAAATTTGTCAACCTGAATCCTACCATTTTATTAAGCGGGTTAAAAATCTAAACTCAAGCCTAatcattttattaaataggtaacctAACCCGATCTGCAATAGGTTGAATCAAGTTATTGCCGCCCCTATCTATCAAGCATGTCATCAAACAACTGTTTTGCAAATTGAACCTGCCCATGCTTTGCAATCCTATAAACATCACATTCCAAAAAAAATGCGCTCAGGCATTTGATCAAACAAGTCTAATGCAGTATTAACATTTCCGTGTCTTATATACCATCAATCATCATGTTCCAACTAATCAAATTTTTGTGTGGCATTGCATCAAATGAAGCACATGCAGCATCAATCTCCCATAACTAGCATACATAAAAATCAAAGAACCCTGCACAAACACATCTGTGAGCAGTGGAGTCTTTGGAATCTGACAATGAATTTGCTCTCCTTCTTTAAGTGCCTGAGAACTGGCGCAAGCTTTGAGGAGAAACGAAAGGTCAACTTATCAGGAGTTGTGTAACACTGATTGTACAAATCTATTGCTTTCCATGGTTTATCACTTTGCTCATGACCTCTAATAACTGCATTCCATATGAAAGGATGAGGATCATCTACCTGCTTCAATAATAAAGCCACATCTAGCAACCACCCTAACCTTGTACTAAAAAATGTTACCACTTTGCGCACCACCAAAACATCCTTGAAAAGCCCAACAACAACCAATAGTGCAGGCAAGTGCTGTAAGTCTCTCCCGCACTAAcatttatgtaaaaaaaagggagaaacgaTGCAAGTGAATAACATGCAAGATTTCCTTTATCGACATTGAATCGATTTCCAAttgatttcttctcttctttctgcaTCAATTTCATCCTCTATCTCATATTTCTCATTATCTCTCTCTTCAAGTTAACCCTAGAATTGAGAATATATAACCGGTGTTAATTAAGCAAGCACAGTAAAGAACCCACTGCAATcattttttttgagtttcttcATACTCCTTAACAAATGAAACTTGAATGAATCTGAAAATCAAACTGTAGCTAACGATCATAAACTTATAGATGTAAGCAACataaaaaagaatcaaaataCCTAGAAAATACCAATAATGCACACCCAGACGCCTAACTGACATCACTAAACTTAAAAAGAATTCCAGAGCATCATCGTAAAACCCAGATTTTATTGGGTTACGGACAACAGACGCATCTAGAATTCCAGAGCATCATCGTAAAGCCCTAATTTAATTGGACTGCAGACAACAGACACAATCTTTTCtttcaaggaaaaaaagaaaaaggagagacgTTCAACGGTGCTCCAAGCCAAGTCCTAGCGCAAGATTGAACCATCAAACTCCATATGAAATCAAGACTGCAATCGTTTCAGTCGAAACTGAAGCCTAAATCTCACAGAGCTATCAAGCTACTAGCATCTAAAACCCTAAATCCACCATGACATCGCATCGCGAAACCTAACGACGGAGCTCAAAATCGAAACAAAAAGCAACAGAAAGAGATGAACAAAAAGAGCGCTAAGAAGAACCCTATCCGACGGAATTGGATTCGAAGAGCTCCAAGCCGAGGAGGAGAGGGCGCCGACCTTTCTGGCATCGCGGGACTGGGTCTGCTTCTCCGCGGAGCACCTAAAACTCTGCACAAGCTTCCGACCGCGACAGTGGACGGGAGAGACAGGAGAGAAGGGGAGTCGCGAAGCCATgacgcctttttttttttggttcttggTTTCTTTTTTAATTCCTTCTAATCTATTTAGAAGGACCGGACGAGCGCACCGAGCCTGGCGGAGGAGCAGGAGATACGGGTTGGCACGGGGAACGGACGGTGATAATTAAACACGTATCATGGACTCGTATCAATTTGAGACGTCCTATATGGGTTGACAAAGTCAAAAGCGGAGAGATTTTTGTTTCCTGGTGCACACCTTTGTTGCATCCATACGTATCTCGattcattctcttttttttgatataCGATGGTTGAAACTTTATTCACTGCATTCTTTTCgtgtaaatttttttaatcctcACAACTGACGACGCGCCTTCATCAGCTTGAAACATGCAGAATGGATGAGCAAGGCAACATCTAAAGCCTTCCTCTAAAGAACTCACACGTAATAGGATACTTATATGTTATCATACACCATCCATTATGGTGATGAATTTGCTTTGTTACCATGTCTTTCCTTTTTGTAGGGTGCTAGCCTTACAAGAATTAATAGCCTAGGGTCCCCACTTTGATTTATAAGTGCTTATTTACTTATCAAGTCAGATTGGTCTGCAATTCAATAGTTTATATGCAATAAagttatatcaaaaaaaaaaaaaaaaacatttacaGGCGTATTCCGTTGTGTCATGCAAGGGTAGGATGTGGTCTCTGGGAGAAAGAATGTCCGCCGACTGCCATTGAGGCAGGAAAGTGGTATTGGTGAAAGGTGAACTGTGACAATGTAGTATCAGCCCTTTTTTGCCGATGGAACTTGTAATATGCGAGGACaatcaaaatatcaaattagtTCTTCCATCTCATGGCTCTTGTTAAGGCATTGTTGGCCCTAAAAGTATTCGCTAATGTATGCGAAAACCAATGGATGATTTCATCATtttcagaaaaacaaaagaaggatAGCCTAAGTTAATGTGCGGGGGATTGGATTTTGCAATGTCATCTCAAGTTTCTCGTTTTCTCTCCCCTTCACAACCATATCATTCCCCACACAGTGGTATTTTGTTGCATAAATATTGGATGCTCTAAATTATGATCCTATAAAGCCATCTCGAAAACCTCTTAAAAGTGTGATTCTGAATCAGAATGGGGTTGGAGATGTTAACAGATAACGTCCTGCCCTGGGCAAAGTAGTTGAGCATTGAATTTATACTTGATAATGACACAGAAATTCTCGTTTGGGGGGACACATGGCTGGGACAGCATCCTCTTTATCTTAACTTCCACATCAGCGCCACAAATAAGGAGGCATCAGTGCACACTTCGAGAATGAGGCAACAAGAAACTGGCCGCGTATTCAACTGAATCTCCCGATCATAGGTGAAGCTATAAGAGAACTTGAATCGATCAAACGATACGGGTGCACCACTCCTAGAGCGATACACTAAAGATAAGACAAGCCCTAAGGTAAACAAATCTTGATAACTACAAAAACTTAAATCAACAATTAATAGCCAAATAATTCAATTAAATAAATCTGCCATAATCAAAAAAACCAAACTTATTCGAtcataaaattttcaaatgttTATTTGGCATTAGAAAATAAACTAACCAAACTATTACTCAAACTCCACACACAATCCAATCGTAACTACATATCTTGCGACtctgaaagaaaacaaaaagataAATGACGCGAGCTTTACGGCTCAGTAAGAATTCCTACGTGCCCACaccaatataataatataatttgaaaataGCAAATAAATAATATCAAAGTGAAAACATAATTCATGAAATTCCATATCAAGCATCTAGTATAACTTCAATAGTTATATACCCATACAATATACATGGTGTATTATCACAAATCCATCATAGATATTATCAGTGGTTTCATATAACTTATCATTCATGTCTCATCAACAGAATCCAAATCAATCAACTATTATTTTTAGGTTTTGAACTAACCACTGCTACACTCCAACCCATGATCGACAAACTCAAGTACCATGTTCTTGCCCGTTGCAAGGTTATACAGAATGTTATGTTCATCAATATTTGATACATGAACACAGTAAAGAATATATAATTTATCGTACCAGTAATTATATATCAATAACAATCAATCATGTGAAACCAAAACCATGCAATGCACAAATAAACACTGTATAAAATAGGTGATCATGTCTACGGATTGTTAAGTCTACTGGTGTTAGAACTCGAGTACAACGAACATCAATCCACTCTTCGATCTGCAAACTTAGGGCCAAAGGGTTCCACTCAACACCTTCTTATTTAGGCGATTGCGCACCTATAGAGCCAAATCTCATCATCAAAATAATCATAACTATTTATGGATTATGGCAGATGATCATAATAAGATCGGCTCGAAACCTCTTTCTAGGGCCGCAAAATGTCGATCCGAGATTCCTCGTAGAATTAGCTGTCATCCTGAGCTTACCAAGACATCTAGACCCCCATGGGTGCATTAATcatggagagagaggaagagacagagagtagagagagaaaaatagagaagagagagagactaaGAGAGTAGAATAAAGCTAATTAGGCGACAGTGCTCAATAGTCCGATTATAGTAACTTCATCCGATCAAGATCGGACTAGGATATAATTGGCTTAATAGAGACTGAGGGCAACCAAATCTAGTTGTATTTGACAAGGGCCAAAGTGAAGGTTGGTATAATTCCGTCCAATGGCCTAGGGTTAGAACCATTACCAATATTGTTGAAAATCATGGGGAGGGTCCCTCTAGTGGAGCCTGCCTAACTAAAAGAGAGATtgtagagagggagagagagtcaaaaatatatttttttcttcggTAAAACAAGCTTTCGGCGCTAATTTGGTACCGGGCACAGGCCGAAAGGCCGGCCCACACCCATCATAAGCTCCACGCCGGCGAAATTGGCCAGGCTTAGTTTACTTCAAGCAGGGTATTACATTGTCCATTGGCACCAGCATTATGAAAGGCTA is from Phoenix dactylifera cultivar Barhee BC4 chromosome 6, palm_55x_up_171113_PBpolish2nd_filt_p, whole genome shotgun sequence and encodes:
- the LOC103703789 gene encoding phosphatidylinositol transfer protein CSR1 isoform X1, giving the protein MASRLPFSPVSPVHCRGRKLVQSFRCSAEKQTQSRDARKVGALSSSAWSSSNPIPSDRLVLEIKEKLEREHPNLPAGKNGRDDEDMILWFLKDRKFSVEDAVSKLTKAIKWRQDFGVSGLSEESVKSLYGTGKAYVHDFLDISGRPVLVVVASKHFPAKQDPGENKKLCVFLIEKALSKLPSGTEEMLVIIDLRGFDMENADVQFLKYLIDVFYYYYPKRLGQVLFVDAPFVFQPLWQLVKPLLKSYASLVRFCSTETVRKEYFTEETVPADFQ
- the LOC103703789 gene encoding phosphatidylinositol transfer protein CSR1 isoform X2, which encodes MASRLPFSPVSPVHCRGRKLVQSFRCSAEKQTQSRDARKLVLEIKEKLEREHPNLPAGKNGRDDEDMILWFLKDRKFSVEDAVSKLTKAIKWRQDFGVSGLSEESVKSLYGTGKAYVHDFLDISGRPVLVVVASKHFPAKQDPGENKKLCVFLIEKALSKLPSGTEEMLVIIDLRGFDMENADVQFLKYLIDVFYYYYPKRLGQVLFVDAPFVFQPLWQLVKPLLKSYASLVRFCSTETVRKEYFTEETVPADFQ
- the LOC113462521 gene encoding pentatricopeptide repeat-containing protein At2g45350, chloroplastic-like — its product is MLIAKCDKMDVAHKIFELMPSRNLTSWNVMLDAYMQFGGMELAYQLFNTMLVKNAVSWNIMIGEHAKRLGRVKVARELFNTMPYRGMISWNAMISGYKENGISKDAIELSVDMHLLGERPDCSTLAIILSAIADLGLFVQGRYVHGYVDRNQFPLISVIWCALIDVYSKCGYVDIAMRIFDCIPKKCKDHCNAMISGLAVHGYGKLAVSLVEDMEPSFVGPDDITFFYVLTACSHAGLAYEGQQHLSL